Proteins from one Bacteroides mediterraneensis genomic window:
- a CDS encoding DUF4121 family protein codes for MNTKIRYDLDSLELENGDFGYPITEKEVRKVNRMLELMENVRSRQMCPTEGDCVEFVSRSGDYFGKAHIERITGKYADICLIPETVFCFDDMGKATYDTTGSPWTQVNIRNMKPAGTEIRIFRTWGFGKRSNTGSLRFDAPVRKWEYREPNPLYDGYTTRNWYRYHIMKHRDRERTGEYTFRSDSFTLYSRSEMDELAAILKGRLYKGILPDSLVLWGYRMDIKEISREQWNGMGQHGQIRMKFMGYGPVRIHTDNENHTVTVYRINDSL; via the coding sequence ATGAATACAAAGATACGATATGACCTTGACAGTCTTGAACTGGAAAACGGTGACTTCGGGTATCCCATTACAGAAAAGGAAGTACGGAAAGTGAACCGTATGCTGGAACTGATGGAGAATGTCCGAAGCAGACAGATGTGCCCGACAGAAGGAGACTGCGTGGAATTTGTCTCACGTTCTGGTGATTATTTCGGAAAAGCTCATATAGAACGGATAACAGGAAAATATGCGGATATATGCCTGATACCGGAAACGGTATTCTGTTTCGATGACATGGGAAAAGCCACCTATGATACCACCGGAAGTCCCTGGACGCAGGTCAATATCCGGAACATGAAACCCGCAGGTACTGAAATCCGCATATTCAGGACATGGGGATTCGGGAAACGCAGCAATACGGGCAGTCTAAGGTTCGATGCTCCGGTCAGGAAATGGGAATACAGAGAACCGAATCCGTTGTATGACGGTTACACCACCCGTAACTGGTACCGCTATCATATCATGAAACACCGGGACAGGGAAAGGACAGGCGAATACACCTTCCGCAGCGATTCATTCACGCTGTACAGCCGGAGCGAGATGGACGAGCTGGCCGCAATCCTGAAAGGCAGACTCTACAAGGGAATCCTGCCTGACTCTCTTGTACTTTGGGGATACCGCATGGACATTAAGGAAATATCACGTGAGCAGTGGAACGGTATGGGACAGCACGGACAAATCCGCATGAAATTCATGGGATACGGTCCGGTCAGAATCCACACGGACAATGAAAACCATACTGTAACAGTATACAGAATCAACGACAGTCTATAA
- a CDS encoding YqiA/YcfP family alpha/beta fold hydrolase: MAQKILFLHGFFASGTCIPALALKEYFSGKATVLSPDLPLHPQEAIDFIQRLCNQEQPDILVGNSNGSFLAQIVASKNNIPALLGNPHFEMTRFLIVRIGSHEYKSPRANGNQQLVINQTLIDEFAELQQHQWDNCQVANQENIWGIFGENDHLAHFEPLFLMHYKYSYHFPGGHTPTAEEVQKYYAPLAERLLEL, translated from the coding sequence ATGGCACAGAAAATTCTTTTCCTTCATGGTTTCTTTGCATCAGGTACATGTATCCCAGCTCTTGCCTTGAAAGAATATTTCAGCGGTAAGGCAACAGTCTTGAGTCCAGACTTACCCCTGCATCCACAGGAAGCTATCGACTTTATCCAAAGATTGTGCAACCAAGAACAACCTGATATATTGGTAGGAAACAGTAATGGCTCGTTTTTGGCACAGATAGTAGCATCTAAAAACAATATCCCTGCTTTACTCGGAAATCCTCATTTCGAAATGACACGCTTCTTGATAGTACGTATTGGTTCGCATGAATACAAATCACCACGAGCTAACGGAAATCAGCAGCTTGTCATTAACCAAACATTGATTGATGAATTCGCAGAACTTCAACAGCATCAATGGGACAATTGTCAGGTAGCTAACCAAGAAAATATATGGGGAATATTTGGTGAGAATGACCATCTGGCACACTTTGAGCCTTTATTTTTAATGCATTATAAATATTCATACCACTTTCCTGGCGGTCATACTCCAACAGCTGAAGAAGTACAAAAATATTATGCGCCATTAGCGGAACGATTATTGGAATTATAG
- a CDS encoding glutaredoxin-related protein, whose amino-acid sequence MIKIYGMETCPDCTYVEEQVKGNNQYEVIDIGQHVRDLKAFLRLRDHHPAFNEAKSVGAVGIPCFVLEDGTVTLNPEDAGLRSRPINEGATCNIDGSGC is encoded by the coding sequence ATGATAAAAATATATGGAATGGAAACTTGTCCGGATTGTACGTATGTAGAAGAACAAGTAAAAGGTAATAACCAATATGAGGTCATCGATATTGGTCAACACGTAAGAGATTTGAAAGCATTCTTGAGATTACGGGATCATCATCCAGCCTTTAATGAAGCCAAAAGTGTTGGAGCCGTTGGAATTCCTTGCTTTGTATTGGAAGACGGTACAGTTACTTTGAATCCAGAAGATGCCGGATTACGTTCACGTCCTATTAATGAAGGAGCAACATGTAATATTGACGGAAGCGGTTGTTGA
- a CDS encoding site-specific integrase has product MKVEKFKVLLYLKKSGLDKFGKAPIMGRITVNNTMAQFSCKLSCTPELWNPRESRLNGKSKEAVDINAKIDRLLLSVNSAFDSLVERKIDFDAVAVKELLQGSVETQMTLLKRLDMHIEDMRSRIGIDVAKTSMSTYVYTRRYLGEYIQKRFKTSDVAFGQLNEHIPWEFQDYILKDKGLAVDTARHYLAILKKICRMAFKEGYAEKRYFENFKLPQENRKPPRALSREDFEKIRDVVIPPERITHNIARDLFLFACYTGVPYADAVSITRENIYKDDKGDLWLKYLRKKNEYQARVKLLPEAIALIEKYRSEDRKELFPMIYHPNMRRHMKGLRDLAGISCDLVYHMGRHTFGSLITLEAGVPIETISKMLGHTNLTTTQLYARVTPKKLFEDMDKFIEATSDMKLVL; this is encoded by the coding sequence ATGAAAGTAGAAAAATTCAAGGTGTTGCTCTACCTGAAAAAGAGCGGTCTTGATAAATTCGGAAAGGCTCCGATAATGGGGCGAATAACGGTAAACAACACGATGGCGCAATTCAGCTGCAAGCTGTCATGTACTCCGGAGTTATGGAATCCAAGAGAAAGCCGACTGAATGGAAAGAGTAAAGAGGCCGTTGATATTAATGCGAAAATTGACCGGCTCTTGCTTTCGGTCAATTCTGCATTTGATTCACTTGTTGAACGTAAGATTGATTTTGATGCGGTAGCTGTAAAAGAGCTTTTGCAGGGAAGTGTGGAAACCCAGATGACTTTGTTGAAACGGCTTGATATGCATATCGAGGACATGCGTTCAAGAATCGGTATTGATGTGGCAAAAACTTCTATGTCAACATATGTTTACACACGCAGATATCTTGGCGAATATATTCAAAAACGATTTAAGACAAGTGATGTCGCTTTTGGGCAGTTGAATGAACATATACCTTGGGAGTTTCAGGATTATATTTTAAAAGATAAAGGTCTTGCGGTGGATACGGCAAGACATTATCTGGCAATCCTGAAGAAAATCTGTCGGATGGCATTCAAGGAAGGATATGCTGAGAAGCGTTATTTTGAGAATTTCAAACTACCACAAGAGAATCGGAAACCACCACGGGCTTTGAGTCGTGAGGATTTTGAGAAGATCCGTGATGTTGTAATACCACCGGAAAGAATCACTCATAATATAGCCAGGGATTTGTTCCTCTTTGCTTGTTACACAGGAGTTCCGTATGCGGATGCAGTTTCAATCACTCGAGAAAATATATACAAGGACGATAAAGGCGATTTATGGTTAAAATACCTGAGAAAAAAGAATGAATATCAAGCCCGTGTCAAACTGCTTCCTGAAGCTATTGCTCTTATAGAAAAATATCGTTCTGAAGACAGGAAAGAGCTTTTCCCAATGATATACCATCCCAATATGAGACGACATATGAAAGGTTTGCGGGATCTGGCAGGTATAAGCTGTGATTTGGTCTATCATATGGGAAGACATACCTTCGGAAGTCTGATAACCCTTGAAGCTGGTGTCCCCATCGAAACAATCAGCAAAATGCTGGGCCATACCAATCTGACAACTACCCAGCTTTATGCAAGGGTAACTCCTAAAAAACTTTTCGAGGATATGGACAAATTTATCGAAGCTACAAGTGATATGAAACTGGTATTATAA
- a CDS encoding site-specific integrase: protein MRSTYKQLYYINRSKVKSDGTTSIMCRITIDGKAVVLSTGLYCQPEEWNSKKGEVKNNRLNGMLGEYKKRVDETYAELLKVNGVISAELLKTAMTGAVGIPKYILQAGEVERENLKIRSIQIDSTSSYRQSKMYHYYLGEYIRSLGKEDMLFTDITEEFGINYVLYLKTNYPHKSSYRNHCLCWLKRLVYLAVDNGILRYNPLDDIKYEKRLPAKLMYISKKQLQEIMSSPKPDPLQELARRTFIFSCFCGLAYVDVRNLYPHHIGTTAEGRKYIRTYRKKTSVESFIPLHPIAEQIISLYNTTDDSKPIFPLPIRDMIWFEIHELGFSHQFKHNLSYHQSRHTFGTLMVSTGVPMESISKMMGHTNIRTTQGYAKVTDDKISEDMDKLMEKRKHIINPDNI from the coding sequence ATGAGAAGTACATATAAGCAACTGTATTATATAAACCGCAGTAAAGTCAAATCTGACGGGACCACATCAATTATGTGCCGTATTACAATAGACGGAAAGGCTGTTGTATTATCGACTGGGTTGTATTGTCAGCCGGAAGAGTGGAACAGTAAGAAAGGAGAAGTCAAAAACAACAGGCTGAATGGAATGCTTGGTGAATATAAAAAACGCGTAGATGAAACTTATGCTGAACTGTTGAAAGTAAACGGTGTCATTAGTGCTGAATTGCTGAAAACAGCCATGACTGGAGCTGTCGGTATCCCGAAGTATATATTACAGGCAGGAGAGGTGGAACGGGAAAATCTAAAAATCCGTTCCATTCAAATAGATTCAACTTCCAGTTACCGGCAATCAAAAATGTATCATTACTACTTGGGTGAGTATATCCGTTCTCTGGGTAAGGAGGACATGCTTTTTACAGATATTACCGAAGAATTCGGTATTAATTACGTTTTGTATCTGAAAACAAATTACCCTCATAAGTCGTCATACCGGAACCATTGTCTTTGTTGGCTGAAACGCCTGGTCTATCTTGCTGTGGACAACGGAATTTTGAGATATAATCCTTTGGATGATATAAAATATGAAAAGAGGCTACCCGCAAAGCTCATGTATATAAGCAAGAAACAACTTCAGGAGATAATGAGCAGTCCTAAACCAGATCCATTACAAGAACTGGCAAGAAGGACCTTTATATTTTCATGTTTTTGCGGTTTGGCTTATGTTGATGTACGCAATCTTTATCCGCATCATATTGGTACAACTGCAGAAGGGCGGAAATATATCAGAACTTATCGTAAGAAAACAAGCGTTGAGTCGTTTATTCCGTTGCATCCGATAGCAGAGCAGATAATATCCTTGTATAATACAACAGATGACAGTAAACCCATTTTCCCGTTACCAATACGTGATATGATTTGGTTTGAAATACATGAGTTGGGATTTTCCCATCAGTTCAAACATAACCTGTCATATCATCAAAGTCGTCACACTTTTGGTACCCTGATGGTCTCTACAGGGGTTCCTATGGAAAGCATATCCAAAATGATGGGACATACAAATATCAGAACGACACAAGGATACGCAAAAGTTACAGATGACAAGATTTCAGAAGATATGGATAAACTAATGGAGAAAAGAAAACATATAATCAACCCCGATAATATTTAA
- the tcmP gene encoding three-Cys-motif partner protein TcmP, with translation MKENHFFEQQTMSSRIKASIISEYFPKYCNIIINKHKPKELRYIDLFAGPGKYEDGNVSTPLLVARNCIKNNFLQQHVRFIFNDNTYKEQLEKNFFEEFPKGSFVINPFFGDRTVGEWGKITQYLIRNTHVGNYNESPALLFIDPFGYKGIETNVLAQFLQNWGNEIFIFINTKRIHPALENEKFESLMRDLFPTTYEIIKSNRKYKQSVGERLQLIIDYLGLEYQKILNSKVYYTAFRFQEEDIDTTSHYILHLTKGKRGFDLIKTIYNDFANVGTIFDGINTYTFDVKKINNPIAELFDVSKQNIEILKENIYSSYKGKTITAFELFEEHQITGNYCRSHYAKALRELVEENRIKSKFTDGKNHIVSVLISKNCIIEFK, from the coding sequence ATGAAAGAAAATCATTTTTTTGAGCAGCAAACAATGTCTTCGAGAATTAAGGCAAGCATTATTTCAGAATATTTTCCCAAATATTGTAATATCATAATAAATAAGCATAAACCTAAAGAGTTAAGATATATAGATTTATTTGCCGGCCCTGGCAAATATGAAGATGGAAATGTTTCAACCCCGCTATTGGTTGCTAGAAATTGTATAAAAAATAATTTTTTGCAGCAACATGTACGATTTATTTTTAATGATAATACTTATAAAGAACAATTAGAGAAAAACTTCTTTGAAGAATTTCCTAAAGGGTCTTTTGTTATAAATCCCTTTTTTGGAGATCGTACAGTAGGAGAATGGGGAAAAATTACACAATATTTAATAAGAAATACACATGTAGGAAACTATAATGAATCTCCCGCATTACTTTTTATTGATCCATTTGGGTATAAGGGTATTGAGACAAACGTTCTTGCACAATTTTTACAAAATTGGGGCAATGAGATATTTATATTTATTAATACTAAAAGAATACATCCAGCCTTAGAAAATGAGAAATTTGAGTCTTTAATGCGAGATTTATTTCCAACTACATATGAAATAATCAAATCTAATAGGAAATATAAACAATCAGTAGGTGAAAGATTGCAATTAATCATTGACTATTTAGGCTTAGAATACCAAAAGATTTTAAATAGTAAAGTTTATTATACAGCATTCAGATTTCAAGAAGAGGATATTGATACAACAAGTCATTATATTTTACATTTAACGAAAGGGAAAAGAGGATTTGACTTAATAAAAACGATATATAATGACTTTGCTAATGTAGGTACTATTTTTGATGGAATAAACACCTACACTTTTGATGTAAAAAAAATAAATAACCCTATTGCAGAATTATTTGATGTTAGTAAACAAAATATTGAAATTTTAAAGGAAAATATCTATTCTTCATATAAAGGAAAAACAATCACGGCTTTTGAGTTATTTGAAGAACATCAAATTACAGGTAACTATTGCCGATCTCATTATGCAAAAGCATTAAGAGAATTAGTTGAAGAAAATCGCATAAAATCAAAATTTACAGACGGAAAAAATCATATAGTTTCCGTTTTAATATCAAAAAATTGCATCATAGAATTTAAATAA
- a CDS encoding DUF4120 family protein yields the protein MKICCSQEHYDKVVQYAKSINDKTLENCLERLKQWEKNENRPCEIELYYDHAPYSFGFCERYPDGNTGIVGGLLYHGNPDESFAVIMERFHGWSIHT from the coding sequence ATGAAAATCTGCTGTTCACAAGAGCATTACGACAAGGTCGTACAGTATGCAAAATCCATCAATGACAAGACACTGGAAAACTGTCTTGAACGTCTCAAGCAATGGGAGAAGAACGAGAACCGTCCATGCGAAATCGAACTCTATTACGACCATGCGCCGTATTCGTTCGGATTCTGCGAACGTTATCCGGACGGGAATACAGGCATTGTCGGAGGACTGCTGTATCATGGAAATCCGGACGAGTCCTTTGCCGTCATCATGGAACGTTTCCACGGATGGAGCATACATACCTGA
- a CDS encoding helix-turn-helix transcriptional regulator yields the protein MKTEKINRIKVVLAEQEKTGKWLAEQLGKNESTVSRWCSNTSQPSLEMLIKIANKLQIDVRQLINNSNREFGHERKSFF from the coding sequence ATGAAAACAGAAAAAATTAATAGAATAAAAGTTGTATTAGCAGAACAAGAAAAAACAGGAAAATGGTTGGCTGAGCAATTAGGAAAAAATGAATCTACAGTTTCACGCTGGTGTTCTAACACAAGCCAACCATCATTAGAAATGTTGATAAAAATAGCTAATAAATTACAAATAGATGTAAGACAATTGATAAATAATAGCAATAGAGAGTTTGGACATGAAAGAAAATCATTTTTTTGA
- a CDS encoding phage Gp37/Gp68 family protein encodes MATTSIEWTDKTWNPVTGCTKISAGCQHCYAYVMTNRLRGMRNPKYSHGFNVTLHPEDLYEPITWKQKSMIFVCSMSDLFHNNVPFEFIDKVFDTISKTPQHTYQILTKRAERMGEYFKERTIPLNTWLGVTVENKQSKYRMDYIRNLPAKVKFISCEPLLEDLGELDLTGIDWIIVGGESGVQARLMEKDWIINIKKQADFNHIPFFFKQWGTWGADRIKRNKKANGNLLDGFVIQNMPNHNIIK; translated from the coding sequence ATGGCTACAACATCTATTGAATGGACAGATAAGACCTGGAATCCTGTAACAGGATGTACTAAAATATCCGCAGGATGTCAACATTGTTATGCATATGTTATGACTAACAGATTACGAGGTATGAGAAATCCCAAATACAGTCATGGCTTTAATGTCACACTGCATCCTGAAGATTTATATGAACCAATAACGTGGAAACAAAAATCTATGATTTTTGTTTGTTCCATGAGTGATCTCTTTCATAATAATGTCCCATTTGAATTTATTGATAAAGTATTTGATACAATAAGTAAAACTCCACAACACACTTATCAGATTTTGACTAAGAGAGCTGAACGAATGGGTGAATATTTTAAAGAAAGGACCATCCCCTTAAATACTTGGCTTGGTGTTACTGTTGAGAATAAACAATCAAAATATCGTATGGATTATATTCGAAATTTACCCGCCAAAGTAAAATTCATTTCTTGTGAACCTTTACTTGAAGATTTGGGAGAGTTAGATTTAACGGGTATTGATTGGATAATTGTTGGCGGCGAAAGTGGTGTTCAAGCACGCTTAATGGAAAAAGACTGGATAATAAATATAAAAAAACAAGCAGACTTTAACCATATACCTTTTTTCTTTAAACAGTGGGGCACATGGGGAGCAGATAGAATAAAAAGAAACAAGAAAGCTAATGGTAATTTATTAGATGGTTTCGTTATTCAAAATATGCCTAACCATAATATAATAAAATAA
- a CDS encoding N-6 DNA methylase: MARYEISNEVRPLDRLITGFASSCGYEIQTVFNDLLRFIIHGFSPGAPPISNWKYKRQQNASFMEMTAEWTRIMQKQIGRSGWFDAFGELHMAYCSKSGQQANGQFFTPSHICELMVMCAAGKKETGQRMGDPTCGSGRLLLAYHAHNPGNYLVGEDISRTCCMMTVCNMLVHGCVGEVICHDSLQPKAFTDGWKVNQALPLTGIPSIRRMKEEEYRNPLPENIGRFKEAVRIINLLDK; encoded by the coding sequence ATGGCACGATATGAAATCTCCAACGAAGTCAGACCGCTCGACAGGCTCATCACAGGCTTTGCCTCCTCATGCGGCTATGAAATACAGACCGTATTCAACGACCTGCTGCGTTTCATCATCCACGGCTTCTCTCCGGGAGCACCGCCAATAAGCAACTGGAAATACAAGCGTCAGCAAAACGCCTCGTTCATGGAAATGACAGCCGAATGGACACGTATCATGCAGAAACAAATCGGCAGGTCGGGCTGGTTCGACGCTTTCGGTGAACTCCACATGGCCTACTGCTCAAAATCGGGACAGCAGGCAAACGGACAGTTCTTTACACCGTCACATATCTGTGAACTCATGGTCATGTGCGCGGCAGGTAAAAAAGAGACCGGACAGAGAATGGGAGACCCTACATGCGGCAGCGGAAGGCTCCTGCTGGCATACCATGCGCACAATCCGGGAAACTATCTGGTCGGAGAAGACATCAGCCGGACCTGCTGCATGATGACCGTATGCAACATGCTCGTCCACGGATGTGTCGGGGAAGTGATCTGTCATGACAGTCTCCAGCCGAAGGCATTCACCGACGGATGGAAAGTCAACCAGGCCCTGCCCTTGACGGGAATACCTTCTATAAGACGCATGAAGGAAGAGGAATACAGGAATCCTCTTCCGGAAAATATCGGACGCTTCAAAGAGGCAGTCCGTATCATCAACCTATTGGACAAATAA
- a CDS encoding helix-turn-helix domain-containing protein: protein MTKEPITFDKLPQAVSYLTEQVEKIYQLVETLRPQKLDHQHQLIDIDKASILIQKSKPTIYRLARTGLIPSYKRGKKLYFYEDELLKWIEAGKKQSQPLSYQEQSAQILSGMKRKPRNGVNI, encoded by the coding sequence ATGACAAAAGAACCTATCACATTCGACAAGCTTCCGCAGGCTGTAAGCTATTTAACAGAACAAGTAGAGAAAATTTACCAATTAGTTGAAACCCTACGACCACAGAAACTTGATCATCAGCATCAACTAATTGACATAGATAAGGCTAGCATACTTATCCAAAAATCAAAACCGACAATCTATAGACTTGCTCGTACAGGTCTCATCCCAAGCTATAAACGTGGTAAAAAATTATATTTCTATGAGGACGAACTCCTTAAATGGATAGAGGCTGGCAAAAAACAAAGCCAACCTCTATCCTATCAGGAACAATCCGCACAAATACTTAGTGGGATGAAACGTAAACCTCGAAATGGGGTTAATATATGA
- a CDS encoding DEAD/DEAH box helicase, translated as MNSAIFFNHITPNELNKKILKSFEDYSKKHDDIVIYLITAPLGEKINYEYEENVIVVLSPGHKIIFLDLACRAEFDEYFDDFISDLGALSNKYKYQSYIGRPRLWKEELLQKCQIKDGSINIERLFAENKISKDLKRKGELIISLLTGCINDIEKIGVEQPSTLLEKVKNKIILFDAEQTRFIYREYAIKKIISVQGLSGTGKTELLLHKLKDLYTKDEDTKIFFTCHNIALAKKIRQRIPPFFDFMKVDRQIKWNERLWVTHAWGSHSNENSGLYAYICNFYGITFYKYSNIINYEFIFSKALEKINEIPPKEFKPCFDYILVDESQDFPDVFFDLCKKIVKHKVYAAGDVFQDIFGTIQSKPRGVDIILNRCYRTDPRTLMFAHSIGLGLFEKNKLNWFENEGWERLGYKVQENKNAKTLRLSRYPIKRFDDLEIDSSVIIVNNTMISNVCNIIENLQKENPDIQPDDIAIILIDDNKEIYTYIDKLCLAINKVFGWSVSRGYESKETVANHLYITNPNNVKGLEFPYVICITHRIMDSYRYRNTLYTMLTRSFLQSFLLVTQNDKLDVFSRGLNIINSDLYIETSIPTEEQKDKMKQTLLKYQEEESSLSYKDFIEAIFIEQGIVDEKVKEALLTALSKTTFDRFDKEQTVQFIDINKKFY; from the coding sequence ATGAATAGTGCAATTTTTTTTAATCATATTACTCCAAACGAATTAAATAAAAAAATATTAAAGTCTTTTGAAGATTATTCAAAGAAACATGATGACATTGTTATTTATCTCATAACAGCTCCTTTGGGAGAAAAAATTAACTATGAGTATGAAGAAAATGTCATTGTTGTGTTATCTCCAGGACACAAAATTATATTTTTAGATTTAGCTTGCAGAGCTGAGTTTGATGAATATTTTGATGATTTTATATCTGATTTAGGTGCTTTATCAAATAAATATAAGTATCAAAGCTATATTGGAAGACCACGTTTATGGAAAGAAGAATTACTACAAAAATGTCAAATCAAGGATGGTTCTATCAATATAGAAAGGTTATTTGCTGAGAATAAGATTTCTAAGGATTTAAAACGTAAAGGAGAGCTTATTATATCATTACTTACGGGTTGTATTAATGATATTGAAAAAATTGGAGTAGAACAACCATCTACATTATTAGAAAAGGTCAAAAATAAAATAATCTTGTTTGATGCAGAACAAACAAGATTTATTTATCGCGAATATGCTATAAAGAAAATAATCTCAGTACAAGGACTATCTGGAACAGGAAAAACTGAATTGTTATTGCATAAACTAAAAGACTTGTATACAAAAGACGAGGATACTAAGATATTTTTTACGTGCCATAATATTGCTTTAGCTAAAAAAATACGCCAGCGTATCCCTCCATTTTTTGATTTTATGAAAGTTGACAGGCAAATAAAATGGAATGAAAGATTATGGGTTACACACGCTTGGGGATCCCATAGTAATGAAAACTCTGGGTTGTATGCCTATATTTGTAACTTTTATGGAATAACCTTTTATAAATACAGTAATATTATTAATTATGAATTTATTTTTTCTAAAGCTTTAGAGAAAATAAACGAAATACCTCCAAAAGAGTTTAAACCTTGTTTTGATTATATCCTTGTTGATGAAAGTCAAGACTTTCCTGATGTTTTTTTTGATTTATGTAAAAAAATTGTAAAACATAAAGTGTATGCAGCTGGAGATGTCTTTCAAGATATTTTTGGTACAATTCAAAGTAAGCCTAGAGGTGTTGATATAATTCTAAATAGATGTTATAGAACTGATCCGCGCACTCTTATGTTTGCCCATAGTATTGGTTTAGGACTTTTTGAGAAAAACAAATTGAATTGGTTCGAAAATGAAGGTTGGGAACGCTTAGGGTATAAGGTTCAGGAAAATAAAAATGCAAAAACTCTAAGATTGTCACGTTATCCTATAAAACGATTTGATGATCTTGAAATTGATAGTAGTGTTATTATCGTTAATAATACAATGATAAGTAATGTATGTAATATTATCGAAAATCTACAAAAAGAAAATCCTGACATTCAACCAGATGATATTGCTATAATTCTTATTGATGATAATAAAGAAATTTACACATACATAGACAAGTTATGTTTAGCTATAAATAAAGTTTTTGGTTGGTCTGTTTCTAGAGGATATGAGAGTAAAGAAACCGTAGCTAATCATTTATATATAACGAATCCCAATAATGTGAAAGGATTGGAATTCCCTTATGTAATATGTATAACGCATAGAATTATGGATTCATATAGATATCGTAATACTCTATATACAATGTTGACTCGTTCATTTCTACAGTCTTTTTTATTGGTTACTCAAAATGATAAACTAGATGTTTTTTCAAGAGGTTTGAATATAATTAATTCAGATTTATATATTGAAACTTCTATTCCTACAGAAGAACAAAAAGATAAAATGAAACAAACATTACTCAAATATCAAGAAGAGGAAAGTAGTTTGTCTTATAAAGATTTTATTGAAGCTATATTTATTGAGCAGGGTATTGTTGATGAAAAAGTAAAAGAGGCTCTATTAACGGCTTTATCTAAAACAACATTTGACAGATTTGATAAAGAACAAACCGTTCAGTTTATAGATATTAATAAGAAGTTTTATTAA
- a CDS encoding DUF4313 domain-containing protein: MNKSNTLYWKTATEPAERIEVRLVLNSYIDNDNLYVGLESRSKDNLECWESYTDITVNLNSLPPFHAYVDNRDCNRHVHDFLTSNRIAEPAGFEYQGFRMFRFNPDRLKELAPEQFKTISAKLPPQDDMIKDIIYQERHFPLRTVQDIHGIYLVSSKELEESLIEGVRNLDASANELLDGICLFCSTQELRYLTDAELIETIYAQ, from the coding sequence ATGAACAAATCGAACACTCTATACTGGAAAACAGCCACAGAACCGGCTGAACGCATTGAGGTCAGACTCGTCCTGAACAGTTATATCGACAATGACAATCTGTATGTAGGACTTGAATCCCGGTCTAAAGATAATCTGGAATGCTGGGAATCCTACACGGACATCACCGTCAACCTCAATTCCCTTCCCCCGTTCCATGCCTATGTGGACAACCGGGACTGCAACAGACATGTGCATGATTTCCTGACCAGTAACAGAATAGCGGAGCCTGCCGGATTTGAATATCAGGGATTCAGAATGTTCCGCTTCAACCCTGACAGGTTGAAGGAACTCGCACCCGAACAGTTCAAGACAATCAGCGCCAAACTGCCACCACAGGATGACATGATAAAGGACATCATCTATCAGGAAAGACATTTCCCTTTGAGAACTGTTCAAGACATTCACGGAATATATCTTGTTTCAAGCAAGGAACTGGAAGAATCTCTGATCGAAGGAGTACGGAACCTGGATGCTTCGGCAAATGAACTGTTGGATGGAATCTGCCTGTTCTGCTCCACACAGGAACTGCGCTATCTTACGGATGCAGAACTGATAGAAACAATCTACGCACAATAA